The Ancylothrix sp. D3o genomic sequence CCCAACAAAAACCTTTCCCCACCTCAGATAAGCCGACAAATAACTGCGATAAAATAAACAAAGAACAACCCCTAAAAAAACACAACCGGCCTTATGAAACTAAAACGCATCGGTCATGTAGCGATCAGCGTACAAGACATCGACAAAGCAGTAGAATTTTATCAAAACTTGGGAATGCAAGTCGCCTGGAAAGATGCAGACTGGGCTTATCTCAAAGCAGGCGAAGATGGACTAGCACTGCTGAGCCCCAGTTACAAACACGCCGGGCCCCATTTTGGCTTTGTCTTTAACAACCGCACAGAAATCGAAACCGCCTATCAGCAAGCCGTCGAAGCCGGTTTAGATGTCCGCCCCATACACGATCACCGAGACGGAACCGCATCTTTTTACGGAAGAGATCCCGATGGAAATTGGTTTGAATACCTTTATGAACCGGCTAGTACCGCCGTCAAAGCCTGAGCCTTAAAAAAACCAATTACCGTTATAACTAATTCCCACCTGCGTCACCCTCACCGCTTTTTTAAAGTTTTTATATTCTCCTTAACGGTGAGTGGCGACGCATTTTTAAATATAGAGCTTCTGGCCATCCCATCCCCAAGCAAAGCTGGCCCGCTCAGATACCCTAAAAACTAAAAAACATTCACAAAAACCTATTTTTTAATGGCGGGGCACCTAACTTTCGCGCCGCTCGACACCGACCGGCCTGCTTCCAGATTGGCCCCGTCATCCGTAGCAACTTTACCAAACTAATATTTTAAAAATGAGTAAATCAACTGAGGCGTTAACAATGCCCATAAGCCTACAGTGTAATTAGCCAACATTGCCATTCAGACAGGTGCGCTATGCTAAGCTTTACGACAATTGATGAATCCGACCGGGTGCCCCTAACCAAGCAAGACCAGCAAGCTTTAGACGATTTTTTCAAAAACTTTGATTTAGACCGGCTTAGCCAGCTTGAAACCCTCGTTAAAACCTATTTAGAGCCGGCAGTCGATCCAGGCGAAGAAACGGCCTGGATCGCCGGCAGTTTTGGCTCATTCCCCCCCAAACCAAAAAGAAAAAGACTCCCACTTTGACACTTCCCAGCTATCAGGGTATGGTAATTCTTCATTCCCCGACTTT encodes the following:
- a CDS encoding VOC family protein, with product MKLKRIGHVAISVQDIDKAVEFYQNLGMQVAWKDADWAYLKAGEDGLALLSPSYKHAGPHFGFVFNNRTEIETAYQQAVEAGLDVRPIHDHRDGTASFYGRDPDGNWFEYLYEPASTAVKA